One part of the Populus alba chromosome 18, ASM523922v2, whole genome shotgun sequence genome encodes these proteins:
- the LOC118047152 gene encoding organic cation/carnitine transporter 7 → MPVNYQPVVDDETSIPKSSSSSSSRMDDEDQLVYTLDDALDSAGFGKFQFLVLAYAGLGWFAEAMEIMILSFVGPAVKSQWNLSSTQESLLSTVVFAGMLVGAYSWGLFSDHCGRRKGFLGITIITSAAGFLSTFSPNYVSLLILRCLVGVGLGGGPVFSSWFLEFVPASHRGTWMVVFSAFWTFGTIFEAALAWIVLPKLNWRWLLAFSSLPSIAQLFFYWIVPESPRYLSMKGRITEAHNILEKIAQLNQSKLPSGLLVSDSTIGLDEESAPSKYTPLLSSTRKLVSDFKSGFSSFVMLFSSKLIRTTLLLWLLFFGNAFLYYGIILLTSELSSEEGKCASTVLRSENLQDDSLYINVFITSLAELPGILLSAIIVDRFGRKLSMAFMFVLACIFLLPLIFHQHATLTTALLFGARMCAIGTFTVASIYAPEVYPTAIRATGAGVASAVGRIGGMVCPLVAVGLVTGCHLKEAIILFEVVIVVSVVCVLLFQFETSGRELSDSLAASDRKQVVVVG, encoded by the exons ATGCCCGTTAATTACCAGCCAGTTGTAGATGACGAGACCTCCATCCccaaaagcagcagcagcagcagcagcagg atGGATGATGAGGACCAGCTGGTGTACACTCTGGATGATGCCCTCGATTCTGCGGGCTTTGGAAAATTCCAGTTTCTGGTGCTTGCTTATGCCGGTCTTGGTTGGTTTGCTGAAGCCATGGAAATTATGATCCTTTCCTTTGTGGGTCCTGCTGTCAAGTCCCAGTGGAATCTCTCCTCTACCCAGGAGAGTTTGCTCTCTACGGTTGTCTTTGCTGGCATGCTTGTTGGAGCTTATTCTTGGGGCCTTTTTTCTGATCACTGTGGAAGAAG AAAGGGTTTCCTAGGAATAACTATTATAACTAGTGCAGCTGGATTTTTGAGTACTTTCTCCCCGAATTATGTATCATTGTTGATTCTCCGTTGTTTGGTTGGGGTTGGCCTGGGTGGTGGACCTGTATTTTCCTCCTGGTTTCTAGAGTTTGTTCCGGCTTCACATAGAGGCACCTGGATGGTTGTCTTCTCAGCTTTCTGGACATTCGGAACCATTTTTGAGGCTGCACTTGCATGG ATTGTCTTGCCTAAATTGAATTGGAGGTGGCTACTTGCATTCTCCTCTTTACCATCTATTGCCCagcttttcttttattggaTAGTACCAGAGTCTCCAAGGTACCTGTCCATGAAAGGAAGAATAACGGAGGCACATAATATTCTGGAGAAGATAGCTCAACTGAACCAATCAAAACTTCCTTCTGGATTGCTTGTTTCTGATAGTACAATTGGACTGGATGAAGAATCTGCCCCGTCAAAATATACACCTCTACTCTCCTCAACTAGAAAACTGGTTTCAGATTTTAAATCAGGCTTCTCATCATTTGTTATGCTTTTCTCATCAAAGTTAATTCGAACAACACTTCTTTTGTGGTTGTTATTCTTTGGAAATGCATTCTTATATTATGGTATCATATTGCTTACTTCAGAGTTAAGTAGTGAGGAAGGAAAATGTGCCTCAACTGTCTTGCGGTCAGAAAATCTCCAGGATGACAGCCTCTACATAAATGTATTTATTACTAGTTTGGCAG AGCTTCCTGGGATTCTTTTATCAGCCATTATTGTGGATAGATTTGGCCGCAAGCTTTCAATGGCATTCATGTTTGTCTTAGCTTGTATTTTCCTCCTGCCCCTGATTTTCCATCAGCATGCGACTTTGACAACAGCATTGTTATTTGGAGCTCGCATGTGTGCCATAGGAACCTTCACAGTCGCTTCAATATATGCCCCAGAG GTGTATCCAACGGCTATTAGGGCAACTGGGGCAGGAGTTGCAAGTGCTGTAGGGAGGATTGGTGGCATGGTATGCCCTCTTGTGGCAGTTGGGCTAGTGACGGGTTGCCACCTTAAGGAAGCTATCATTTTGTTCGAGGTTGTGATTGTTGTTTCAGTAGTCTGTGTCCTGCTCTTCCAATTTGAGACCAGTGGGCGGGAATTGAGTGACAGTTTAGCTGCATCTGATCGAAAACAAGTAGTTGTTGTTGGGTAG